CATTAGGCCGGGCACAAGCGATTCGGCATGTGGCGGAAGCGGAAAAAGCCCGTATTGAAGCATTGCGGGCGGCCGGTCTTGACGAAAAAGTGCTTGCCTATAAATCTTTTGAGGCGCTCTCCGATATGGCAAACGGCCAAGCATCCACCATTTTTCTGCCTACAGATGTTGTCAAGACACTTGGATCGGTTGGGGCCATCGCAAAGGTATTTGAAGAAAGCAAAAAATAATCAATCGAGAAAGTTAGCAAGCGTGAAGACGCAAAGATAAGAAGCATGAAACCGCCTCTTTCCAGGGATATTTCCCACAAAAAAAGGCGGTTTTTTTTGTTGCCTGTCAGATACGGGAATTCCCTCCCGATCCGCCACATATACTACAACATGTTGTCCAATCTCGACTTTGTACATGTGTAATAGATTACGATTTTTCATTCGGAGGATACCCTATGGCTTGGCAGAATTCTCTTGTTCCGTTATTTTGGATTCTATTTCTGTCCTTTTGCTTTCAATTTCTTGCTTCCAAACTTCCGCTATTAAAAATTCCTACGGTAATCGCCTATATTTTTTTGGGGATGATTCTCAACAACAGCGGTTTTCTGTCATTTTCTACTTCCGATTTACACTGGCTAAATGGAATCAGCCATTTCGGATTGTTTTATCTCATGTTTTTATCCGGATTGGAGGTGGACGTGAAAATGTTTGACATACGTTCCGATTCGGGCAGAACTGACACACATGACGGAAAACCTTTGGTCATCGGCTGCATGATGTTCGTTTCTACCGCTTTTTTATCATACCTAATTGCAAGAATTGTGCAACAGATGGATCCGCATGTACAAGCATGGATGATGATGCTGATTCTATCAACAACTTCCTTAGGAATCATTTTGCCGGTCTTAAAAGAAATGAAGCTTATTCGCTCACAGTATGGACAAACTTTATTGACTGCAGCTTTTCTTGCGGATTTGTTGACAATGCTGGCCATCTCCATTGCAGCCGATATTTATCAAAGCGGCTGGCACATTCGCCAACTCTATGTCGGTTTGTTGCTTCCCTTTTTTATTATACTCTATTTGATGATCCAGCGAATCCGCCAAACATCTTTATGGGACAAGTATATAACTCCGAACCCGACAGTAAAAATCCAAGCATCTCTGGCATTGTTGGGATTGTTCGGCATTGTAACAGACTTCGTCGGCGCCGAATCGCTCTTGGGCAGTTTTTTAGCAGGAATTTTATTTTCCTGTTTTCGATTGGGTGAACATAACCGCTTACGGATCCAGCTTGAACTGATCGGCTACAGTTTTTTAATCCCCATATTTTTCATTATGGTCGGCATGCAGTTTCATCTGCGAGCATTTTTGCATGACTCTGCCGCTCTTTCCTGGATCCCGTTTCTGCTTTTGTCAGCATACGCAGTGAAATTTTTACCGACCTTGTGGTTTGGACGTTTTTTTGGATTTCGAAATGTAGTCGCAGGTGGTGTCCTTTTATCTTCCCGTTTGACACTGGTAATTGTCGCATGTTCGATTGGACTTCATTTAGGAATTGTCTCAACAACCATCTATGAAGCAATGATTATTGTCGCGATTCTGACTTGCACCCTATCTCCCATTGCGTTTGTCATGCTGCAAAAAACATTTACAAGCGAATAAGATTGCCGGCATGATTAACGATGGGATTGATAGACGATCGCTTTTGATGCGTTTTTTATATAGTCAAGCTGTATCTGCTGTTTGACTATTTTCATCATATCATAAAAAATCTCATGCGGTTCATATGGAAGAATTACATGGAATTTTTGTATTTATCGGAAACAAATTCCTCTCTGTGTCCGCTTTCATTTCAAATTACGACAAAATTCCATTCAATTATCATTTGTAAGCAATTTCATTAAAATAATTGTCGATAAATATACATTGCCCGATTTTAAAATTGGTCGTATACTGTCAATTGTTGATGGAAACTGAAAATGTTGGAGGATTTTAGGAGATGGAAGAAGTGGTTTTGGAACATGTTGTGGAATCATTACGAGTGTATATGATGGAATTGGCCAATCAAACACATGATCTTGGCGATGCGAAAGTCATTGCCGTCAGCCAGATGTTAGATGTCTGTATTGTTAAACTACAACGGATGAAAATGACACAGTTTCAACACAACAAATACCACTTCGCTCATTAAAATCCTTGAAATAAACAAGCAGGTAGCACAGCCACCTGCTTGTTTATTTCTAATAGGATCCATATTTACATTTGACCATTGTCGAGTTTTTGATAATAACTTTTCTCATAATCCGCTTTGGACATTTTATAGTGGCTAAAAAAACTCTGATCTACGCCGTATTTCGGGATATCGTTGAGAAACGATTGAAATGTTTGGCTTCCATATGTTTGCAGCAAATGACGTACAGCCAAATAATCTTCCCACTCCACATTATAACCAGCCTGCAAAATATCAGTTTCGCTTGCGGTCAATGGCAGCAATTGCCCTTGAGCCGCTGCTTGCTGCAACTGCTGATCGTACATTCCAAACTCATTTTGCACAACTTGCGATGACAATTTTGCTTGTGCAAGCAATCCGTCATGCCAAGCGATTCCTTCATTGATCCAGGTCGGCAAAACATCGCCCAGCCGCTTTTGATTGATCACTACATGTGTCAATTCATGCGTAAGCACGTTTGCCAAATCCGATTCATCTTGCAAATTGTATAAAGGAATCCAAATATCGGAGCCAACTGTCAACCCACCTGTTTCCGAAACGATATTCGGCAACTGATTTTGCCGAATTCCTGCTTGCAGCAAAGCATTTCCATAGGAATCCTGACTGGAAAACAAGACGATATGTGTTTTTCCTGCCGGGCTCGCCCCAATCGTTTGCGTAAGGATGGGGATGGAAATGGTTTTAACGAGATTAGCAGCGGCTTTTAATTGCGTATTTGTTACATTTCGATCGCCGGCAGACAGTTGGATTCCGCCAACCGCGATCTGACGATTCAGGTGCTGCCGCGGCAAACGGTGAATACCTGCACGACGAACAACCGTCTGATCAAGCAGTTGTTTGTTCAGCAGATTCGCATCATTAAATATTTGATTCATCTGTTGCAAAACATTTGTAAGATCCGGTTGATTGGATTGAAACAATTGATCGATCGAAGACATGTCTCGCAGCAATTGTCGCTCCAGTTGTTGAACACCTGAATCTGCCTGCACATGTACGTTTGACACATATGTGTCATGCAACGAGTTTGAGGTTTGAAGCGTAGAATGTCCAAATACTGGAGTGAGTGTCAGTAAACCTGTCAGCAGAATCCCTTTCATATTCCTCTCCCCTATGCCTGCATTTGAAACAATACCTGATCGAGTACGCATACACGAACAAGGTTATTACGTATTATAACAAGATTCCTAGAAGTTGCGAGCAATTCCGCCATTTTTCCTAATTTTTTTCACATAATTTTATAGAAACCTGGAAATTGTAAAAAGGGATACGCCAACAGGATTTTTCAGTCATGATCGGACATT
Above is a window of Fodinisporobacter ferrooxydans DNA encoding:
- a CDS encoding aspartyl-phosphate phosphatase Spo0E family protein translates to MEEVVLEHVVESLRVYMMELANQTHDLGDAKVIAVSQMLDVCIVKLQRMKMTQFQHNKYHFAH
- a CDS encoding cation:proton antiporter; its protein translation is MAWQNSLVPLFWILFLSFCFQFLASKLPLLKIPTVIAYIFLGMILNNSGFLSFSTSDLHWLNGISHFGLFYLMFLSGLEVDVKMFDIRSDSGRTDTHDGKPLVIGCMMFVSTAFLSYLIARIVQQMDPHVQAWMMMLILSTTSLGIILPVLKEMKLIRSQYGQTLLTAAFLADLLTMLAISIAADIYQSGWHIRQLYVGLLLPFFIILYLMIQRIRQTSLWDKYITPNPTVKIQASLALLGLFGIVTDFVGAESLLGSFLAGILFSCFRLGEHNRLRIQLELIGYSFLIPIFFIMVGMQFHLRAFLHDSAALSWIPFLLLSAYAVKFLPTLWFGRFFGFRNVVAGGVLLSSRLTLVIVACSIGLHLGIVSTTIYEAMIIVAILTCTLSPIAFVMLQKTFTSE